A single window of Undibacterium sp. 5I1 DNA harbors:
- a CDS encoding GMC family oxidoreductase: MNAIADYIVVGGGAGGCAVAGRLSEDSNINVTVLEAGGKGDSWVVKTPLAVVAMLPTKLNNWAFETVPQPGLNGRRGYQPRGKTLGGSSAINAMVYIRGHRWDYDHWASLGNKGWSFDELLPYFKLSENNASLGGDLHGQAGPLRVSDLRSDNPFQAIYLDAARQAGFKINHDFNGEDQEGVGIYQVTQHEGERWSAARGYLHPHMGKRPNLRVETGCHVTRIIFEGKRAVGVEFIQHGQKQSLRAKREILLAAGSLQTPQLLMLSGIGDGKALQAMGIPVVHDLPGVGQNLQDHPDFVFKYRAKSLDLLGISLGGSVRITREFFRYQNQRRGTFSSNGSEGGGFLKTDPSLPAPDVQLHFVLAMIDDHARKQHLGHGYSCHVCLLRPKSVGELTLASKDPLAAPLINPRFLEHPDDMDVMVKGYKLTKKLMDAPALANVRTSDYQTANVHTDEEIRQVIRQCSDTVYHPVGTCKMGVDAMAVVDPELRVYGVSGLRVVDASIMPTLIGGNTNAPTMMIGEKAADLLRQA; the protein is encoded by the coding sequence ATCAATGCAATTGCCGATTACATCGTGGTCGGCGGTGGTGCCGGTGGCTGCGCGGTAGCCGGACGATTAAGTGAGGACAGCAATATCAACGTCACCGTATTAGAAGCCGGTGGCAAAGGTGATAGCTGGGTTGTCAAAACACCGTTAGCGGTCGTTGCCATGTTGCCGACCAAACTCAATAACTGGGCGTTTGAAACCGTGCCGCAACCCGGCCTCAACGGACGGCGCGGCTATCAGCCACGTGGTAAAACCTTGGGCGGCTCTTCTGCCATCAACGCCATGGTGTACATCCGTGGTCATCGCTGGGATTATGATCATTGGGCGTCATTAGGTAACAAGGGCTGGTCATTTGACGAGCTGTTGCCTTACTTTAAACTCTCAGAAAATAACGCCAGTCTGGGCGGCGATTTGCATGGTCAGGCCGGGCCTTTACGGGTCAGTGATCTGCGCTCAGATAATCCCTTCCAGGCAATTTATTTAGATGCCGCCAGACAAGCCGGATTTAAAATTAACCACGATTTTAATGGTGAAGATCAGGAAGGCGTCGGGATTTATCAAGTCACCCAGCACGAGGGCGAACGCTGGAGTGCCGCCCGCGGCTATCTGCATCCGCATATGGGCAAACGCCCGAACCTACGGGTAGAAACCGGCTGCCACGTGACCCGTATCATCTTTGAAGGCAAACGCGCTGTCGGCGTCGAGTTTATCCAGCACGGTCAAAAACAGTCCTTGCGTGCCAAGCGCGAGATTTTGTTGGCGGCGGGCTCTTTGCAGACCCCGCAATTGCTAATGTTGTCGGGCATAGGCGACGGCAAAGCCCTGCAGGCAATGGGCATACCGGTGGTGCATGATCTCCCGGGCGTGGGGCAGAATTTGCAAGACCATCCCGATTTCGTTTTTAAATATCGCGCCAAGAGTCTGGATTTGCTGGGGATTTCTCTGGGTGGCTCGGTACGTATCACGCGTGAGTTTTTTCGCTACCAAAACCAGCGGCGCGGGACGTTTAGCTCCAACGGATCAGAGGGCGGCGGCTTTTTAAAAACGGATCCCAGCTTGCCCGCACCCGACGTGCAACTCCATTTTGTATTGGCGATGATTGATGACCATGCCCGCAAACAGCATCTGGGTCACGGCTATTCTTGCCATGTCTGTTTACTGCGCCCAAAAAGTGTCGGCGAACTGACGTTAGCAAGCAAAGATCCGCTGGCTGCGCCCTTAATCAATCCACGCTTTTTAGAACATCCTGATGATATGGATGTGATGGTCAAAGGCTATAAACTGACCAAGAAATTGATGGATGCTCCGGCACTGGCCAACGTGCGCACCAGTGACTACCAGACCGCGAATGTGCATACCGATGAAGAGATCAGACAAGTCATACGCCAATGCAGCGATACCGTATATCACCCCGTCGGCACTTGCAAAATGGGTGTGGATGCAATGGCAGTAGTCGATCCTGAATTGCGGGTGTACGGCGTAAGCGGTTTGCGTGTGGTTGACGCGTCCATCATGCCAACTCTGATTGGCGGCAACACCAATGCGCCGACGATGATGATCGGTGAAAAGGCAGCGGATTTGTTGCGGCAAGCTTAA
- a CDS encoding PAS domain-containing protein — translation MPNRLNPLSESSEAAANATSTSLQTGVLVSASSLRTLLEAVGDSLWDWNLLTNEAFFSRSYKQILGYAEHELGNHINEWIDRLHPDDAQEAMRATRLYLEGEIPQYEHEHRLRCRDGNWKWLRSRGTLVERTIDGQPARMIGLVSDITENHRLTDQLKQSHTLLSNFSQQLPGMFYQYQRFPDGRSCYPYVSDAVTAIYGVTAEQIRYDASIVIAKIHPDDLAKMREAGHISATMLTPWHQEYRVIGVVEEERWYVGDATPEKLSDGSILWHGYLNDITERKQAEQRAQNAELQIRLILEAANQGLYDVNVQTGETKFSIEYARMLGYEPEEYAEFQQLWGNFAQVGVHPEDISQLKQALRNHLRAPEQFDAQGKSIPLTDYHAEFRQRTKSGEWKWIMSRGRVVERDKQGHALRMQGTHIDITEQKVSEETLRINQELLQASKDRYKLLARELDILINNAPVGIMFVSDGVIILANQALAELCNFPDAQAMIGVKTSFLYCGEDDYQAFGQRVIPQLIADERVELEWTVKRITGETFLARIAGRALPAENYVRGAVWMLEDISERHRINKLKSEFISVVSHELRTPLTSIRGSLGLLDAGVAGVLPAKAAQLIKIAHSNSCRLIGLVNDILDMDKLVSGKMRFKEEPIDLLALINSAIEANAAYALSLKVSLQFSTDVSSAWILADHDRLMQIMANLLSNAAKFSPEGEAVQIRLLHQSLADVGGDSGHSYRIEVSDHGPGIPKAFQAHLFEPFTQADGTDTRQQGGTGLGLPITKTLVEKMHGRLGFTTTEGKGSSFWVEFKAVSVPESAAI, via the coding sequence ATGCCCAATCGTCTGAACCCGTTGTCAGAATCAAGCGAGGCCGCCGCCAACGCCACCAGCACATCGTTACAAACCGGTGTACTGGTGAGCGCGAGTTCATTGCGGACTTTGCTGGAGGCAGTGGGCGATAGTTTATGGGATTGGAATTTACTCACTAACGAGGCATTTTTTTCCCGTAGTTATAAACAGATTCTGGGTTATGCCGAACACGAGCTGGGCAATCACATCAATGAATGGATAGACCGGCTGCATCCCGATGATGCGCAAGAAGCCATGCGTGCGACCAGGTTATATCTGGAGGGTGAAATTCCTCAATACGAACACGAGCATCGCCTGCGATGCCGTGATGGTAACTGGAAGTGGTTACGCTCTCGCGGTACGCTGGTAGAACGTACGATAGATGGTCAGCCGGCGCGCATGATCGGTCTGGTCAGCGATATCACCGAGAATCACCGCCTGACTGATCAGCTCAAACAAAGTCATACCTTGTTGTCTAATTTTTCCCAGCAGCTGCCGGGTATGTTTTATCAATATCAGCGCTTTCCAGATGGGCGTAGTTGTTATCCTTATGTCAGTGATGCAGTCACCGCTATTTATGGCGTAACTGCGGAACAAATTCGTTACGACGCCAGCATCGTAATTGCCAAAATACATCCGGATGATCTGGCGAAAATGCGAGAGGCGGGGCATATTTCTGCCACTATGCTCACCCCTTGGCATCAAGAATATCGGGTAATTGGCGTGGTTGAAGAAGAGCGCTGGTACGTCGGCGACGCAACGCCAGAAAAATTAAGCGATGGCAGCATACTCTGGCATGGCTACCTCAATGACATTACCGAGCGCAAACAAGCAGAGCAGCGCGCGCAAAATGCCGAGCTACAAATACGCTTAATTCTGGAGGCGGCGAATCAGGGTTTGTACGATGTGAATGTGCAAACCGGCGAAACTAAATTCAGTATTGAGTACGCCAGAATGCTGGGCTATGAGCCGGAGGAATATGCAGAATTTCAACAGCTCTGGGGCAACTTCGCTCAGGTCGGGGTACATCCTGAAGACATCTCACAACTCAAGCAAGCCTTGCGTAACCACTTACGCGCACCAGAGCAATTTGATGCGCAAGGTAAAAGTATTCCGCTCACGGATTACCATGCTGAATTCCGCCAAAGAACGAAGTCCGGTGAGTGGAAGTGGATCATGTCACGCGGTCGGGTGGTGGAGCGCGATAAGCAGGGTCACGCCTTGCGCATGCAAGGCACGCATATTGATATTACCGAGCAAAAAGTCAGCGAAGAGACTTTGCGCATCAATCAAGAATTACTGCAAGCCAGTAAAGACCGCTACAAACTGCTGGCGCGTGAGTTAGATATTTTGATCAACAACGCTCCTGTGGGCATTATGTTTGTCAGCGACGGTGTGATTATTCTTGCTAATCAGGCGCTGGCAGAACTGTGTAATTTTCCAGATGCACAAGCGATGATCGGCGTTAAAACCAGCTTCTTGTACTGCGGTGAAGATGATTATCAAGCCTTTGGCCAGCGCGTCATACCGCAGTTAATCGCGGACGAACGGGTAGAGCTGGAATGGACGGTAAAAAGAATTACCGGAGAAACGTTTTTGGCACGTATAGCAGGGCGCGCCCTACCGGCAGAAAATTATGTGCGCGGAGCAGTCTGGATGCTGGAAGACATCAGCGAACGGCATCGCATTAACAAACTGAAGTCTGAATTTATCTCTGTCGTCAGTCACGAGTTGCGGACACCGCTGACATCTATCCGCGGTTCCTTGGGGTTGCTGGATGCAGGCGTGGCTGGCGTCTTGCCAGCAAAAGCGGCGCAACTGATTAAAATCGCGCACAGCAATAGCTGTCGCCTGATCGGTTTAGTCAACGACATTCTGGACATGGACAAACTGGTGTCCGGAAAAATGCGTTTTAAAGAAGAACCTATCGATTTGCTCGCACTCATTAACAGCGCAATAGAAGCCAATGCGGCCTATGCCTTATCGCTTAAAGTCAGCCTGCAATTTAGCACTGATGTCAGCAGCGCATGGATCTTGGCCGACCATGACCGCCTGATGCAAATTATGGCAAACCTGTTGTCCAATGCCGCCAAATTTTCTCCTGAAGGTGAGGCAGTGCAAATCCGTTTATTGCATCAATCTCTGGCAGACGTTGGCGGAGACAGCGGTCATAGCTACCGCATCGAAGTCAGCGATCATGGCCCCGGTATACCGAAGGCATTTCAAGCGCATTTGTTTGAGCCTTTTACCCAGGCCGATGGTACCGATACGCGGCAACAAGGTGGTACCGGTTTAGGACTTCCCATCACCAAAACTTTAGTAGAGAAAATGCATGGGCGACTGGGATTTACGACTACCGAAGGCAAAGGGAGTAGCTTTTGGGTAGAATTTAAAGCGGTATCGGTGCCAGAGTCTGCCGCAATTTAA
- a CDS encoding thioredoxin family protein encodes MKKLLAFCFGLSLSFATLGVSAAATYQPYDETADAQANINKALATAQATNKKVLVIFGANWCKDCLELDKSIKGQNAALIASKFVLVKVDVGQFDKNLEIAKQYENPIKKGIPAALVLKADNSLVYASKGGELSNARKMSDQGIYDFFNQVSN; translated from the coding sequence ATGAAAAAATTACTCGCATTTTGTTTTGGTCTCAGCCTGTCTTTTGCTACGCTTGGCGTCAGCGCTGCTGCCACTTATCAACCCTATGACGAAACCGCCGATGCGCAGGCCAACATTAACAAAGCTCTGGCAACAGCGCAGGCGACAAATAAAAAAGTGCTGGTGATTTTTGGCGCTAACTGGTGCAAAGATTGTTTAGAACTGGACAAATCGATCAAAGGTCAAAATGCCGCACTGATCGCCAGTAAATTTGTATTGGTCAAAGTGGATGTAGGTCAATTTGATAAAAATCTGGAGATCGCAAAACAGTACGAAAATCCGATCAAAAAAGGTATTCCTGCGGCATTAGTTTTAAAGGCTGACAACAGCCTGGTGTATGCGAGCAAAGGCGGCGAATTGTCGAATGCGCGCAAGATGAGCGACCAAGGCATTTACGATTTTTTTAATCAGGTTTCAAACTAA
- the dinB gene encoding DNA polymerase IV, which yields MSTAQRKIIHCDCDCFYAAIEMRDDPRLRDKPLAVGGRADQRGVVATCNYEARRFGVRSAMPTSLALRRCPDLIVLPPTMEKYRIASKAILAIYRDYTDLVEPLSLDEAYLDVSDCTQHKGSATLIAQEIRVRIAATVGITASAGVAANKFLAKIASDWNKPDGQFVVLPEDADSFVAELPVAKLFGVGKVTAAKLHGLGVQYCRDLRSWSLPDLQQHFGKLGYNLYLLCRGIDHRSVCPDSERKSVSVEETYAQDLPDLAACQTELPALFAMLVARMKRVQAEDYIHKLYVKIRFADFHQTTAECRGSSLDESSFVSLLETAFARGQQPVRLLGLGTRLSGTEQASTAEQQLVLFAS from the coding sequence ATGTCCACCGCCCAGCGAAAAATTATCCATTGCGACTGTGATTGCTTCTATGCCGCGATAGAAATGCGGGACGATCCGCGTTTGCGCGATAAGCCGCTGGCTGTTGGTGGCAGAGCAGATCAGCGTGGTGTGGTGGCGACGTGCAATTACGAGGCGCGGCGCTTTGGTGTGCGCTCAGCCATGCCGACCTCGTTAGCATTACGGCGCTGTCCTGATTTAATCGTTCTGCCACCAACCATGGAGAAATACCGTATCGCGTCTAAAGCGATTTTGGCGATTTATCGTGACTACACCGACTTGGTCGAACCTTTATCACTGGATGAAGCGTATCTGGATGTGAGCGATTGCACGCAGCACAAAGGGAGTGCGACCCTGATTGCGCAAGAGATACGGGTGCGGATTGCAGCCACGGTGGGCATCACAGCCTCCGCCGGTGTGGCGGCGAATAAATTTCTCGCCAAAATCGCCAGCGACTGGAATAAGCCAGACGGTCAGTTTGTGGTCTTGCCAGAAGACGCAGATAGCTTTGTGGCAGAACTACCAGTCGCTAAATTATTTGGTGTGGGCAAAGTCACGGCGGCTAAATTGCATGGCCTTGGTGTGCAATATTGCCGCGATTTGCGCAGCTGGTCTTTACCCGATTTGCAGCAACACTTTGGCAAGCTTGGCTATAACTTGTACCTGCTTTGTCGTGGCATTGATCATCGTAGTGTTTGTCCGGACAGCGAGCGAAAATCAGTCAGCGTAGAAGAAACCTACGCCCAGGATTTGCCCGATCTGGCGGCTTGTCAGACGGAGTTGCCTGCCTTGTTTGCGATGTTGGTAGCGAGGATGAAGCGTGTACAAGCGGAGGATTACATACACAAGTTATACGTCAAAATCCGCTTTGCCGATTTCCACCAGACTACCGCAGAATGTCGTGGCAGCAGCTTGGACGAAAGTAGTTTTGTCAGCTTGTTAGAGACCGCATTTGCACGCGGCCAACAACCCGTTCGCTTGCTTGGGCTGGGTACCCGTTTAAGTGGCACGGAGCAAGCGTCAACGGCGGAGCAGCAATTGGTTTTGTTTGCGAGTTAA
- a CDS encoding S41 family peptidase encodes MIDGVPVVSRSRLTPGNQPLIPFGSQITHLNGLPIAHRLSEINTENMSATDTMQAEILSVELLTGEENSLLEMSYRDLKGFKQTKTFLRDTPVVNLREKNPLGAMQQLKSGIWYVDIDRADGKDIEQLIAQKNNFKGIIFDVRNYVNGNSNFLKHFTKRPLEVPLFNVPVISGADRDHWQWERIGKALQPQAPYINAKLVFLISGNTISAAETLMTIVEHYKLGEIIGTRTAGSNGNISCLPLPGGYKVFWTGMQVLKQDGSQFHGIGIIPTLPYKSTIEDAISGDDIVLEKAINLLTEN; translated from the coding sequence ATGATCGATGGTGTACCGGTGGTTTCAAGGTCCCGCCTAACTCCAGGCAATCAACCATTAATTCCCTTTGGAAGCCAAATTACGCATTTAAATGGTTTGCCAATTGCACACAGGTTGTCAGAAATAAATACAGAAAACATGTCCGCAACAGACACCATGCAGGCCGAAATCTTATCTGTCGAGCTGCTCACAGGGGAAGAAAATTCCCTCTTAGAAATGAGCTACCGAGACCTAAAAGGATTCAAGCAAACAAAGACTTTCCTTCGTGATACGCCTGTGGTCAATTTAAGAGAAAAAAATCCATTAGGAGCGATGCAACAATTGAAAAGCGGTATTTGGTATGTAGATATCGACAGAGCGGATGGCAAAGATATTGAACAATTGATTGCCCAAAAAAATAACTTCAAAGGGATCATTTTTGATGTCCGAAATTATGTGAATGGCAATAGCAATTTCTTAAAACATTTTACAAAAAGGCCACTAGAGGTACCGTTATTCAATGTCCCTGTCATCAGTGGAGCTGATCGGGATCATTGGCAATGGGAGCGCATTGGAAAAGCTCTTCAACCTCAAGCGCCCTATATCAATGCCAAATTAGTTTTTTTGATAAGCGGTAATACGATCAGTGCTGCAGAAACCTTGATGACTATCGTAGAGCACTACAAACTGGGTGAAATCATAGGCACACGGACTGCAGGCTCGAATGGAAATATTAGTTGCTTGCCTCTTCCAGGAGGATATAAAGTTTTTTGGACTGGGATGCAAGTCTTGAAACAAGATGGGTCTCAATTCCACGGTATTGGAATCATTCCCACTCTCCCTTATAAATCAACGATAGAAGATGCGATTTCTGGCGATGACATAGTGTTAGAAAAGGCGATAAACCTTCTCACAGAAAATTAA
- a CDS encoding cold-shock protein — MSTQTGIVKWFNDAKGFGFITPDAGGPDLFAHFQDIQSSGFKSLTENQRVSYEAAVGPKGDKAGNIQILS, encoded by the coding sequence ATGAGTACTCAAACAGGTATAGTCAAATGGTTCAACGATGCTAAAGGCTTCGGCTTTATCACTCCTGATGCTGGTGGTCCAGATTTATTCGCCCATTTCCAAGACATCCAATCTTCTGGATTTAAGAGTCTGACGGAAAATCAACGCGTTTCTTACGAAGCAGCTGTTGGTCCAAAAGGCGATAAAGCAGGCAATATCCAAATTCTCTCTTAA
- a CDS encoding alpha/beta hydrolase — protein MSISKRVILSFLCLVLFVIGASCLMIVLTWAPDKPLSELTTQWAPAPSQFIDVKGLSVHLRDEGLRNDPVPIMLIHGTSSSLHTWEPWVAALKEQHRVITMDIPGFGLTGPNTQNDYSNAAYTQFILNLMDKLQLSRVVLGGNSLGGEIAWQVAAAAPARIDKLILVDAAGYPFTPAAIPVGFKIARMPEMAWVMQHTLPRNLMESSVKNVYGNPDKVTPALVDRYEAMTLGAGNRHALGLRFTQLDAGRTADKIKTIKLPTLILWGGKDKLIPPDNAERFHHDIAASKLVMFDQLGHVPQEEDPVTTIAAVKDFLK, from the coding sequence ATGAGTATCAGCAAACGTGTCATTCTCAGCTTTTTATGTCTGGTCTTATTTGTTATTGGCGCAAGTTGCCTGATGATCGTATTGACCTGGGCGCCCGATAAACCTTTAAGCGAGTTGACGACACAATGGGCGCCCGCGCCATCCCAATTTATCGATGTCAAAGGTTTGTCGGTACATCTGCGGGATGAGGGGCTAAGGAATGATCCGGTGCCGATTATGCTGATTCATGGCACCTCATCAAGCTTGCATACCTGGGAGCCTTGGGTTGCTGCATTAAAAGAGCAGCATCGCGTCATTACGATGGATATTCCTGGCTTTGGTCTGACGGGACCAAATACGCAAAACGACTATAGCAACGCTGCTTACACCCAATTTATTCTGAACCTGATGGATAAGCTGCAATTGTCACGTGTGGTCTTGGGTGGTAACTCTCTGGGTGGTGAAATCGCCTGGCAAGTTGCAGCCGCTGCACCAGCACGGATTGATAAACTCATCTTAGTAGATGCTGCCGGATATCCCTTCACACCGGCGGCGATTCCGGTAGGTTTTAAGATCGCGCGCATGCCAGAAATGGCTTGGGTGATGCAACATACCTTGCCACGGAATTTGATGGAAAGCAGCGTCAAAAATGTATATGGCAATCCAGATAAAGTCACGCCAGCGTTGGTAGACAGATACGAGGCGATGACTTTAGGGGCTGGTAATCGCCATGCTCTAGGTTTGCGTTTTACACAATTGGATGCGGGACGTACTGCCGATAAAATTAAAACCATTAAGCTGCCAACGCTAATACTTTGGGGCGGCAAAGATAAGTTAATTCCACCAGATAACGCAGAGCGATTCCATCATGATATTGCCGCTAGCAAGCTGGTCATGTTTGATCAATTAGGACATGTGCCGCAAGAAGAAGATCCGGTGACTACCATTGCAGCAGTCAAAGACTTTTTGAAATAA
- a CDS encoding GNAT family N-acetyltransferase — protein sequence MPRLRLAHYADIAAMQALIARSAIDLSVSFYTPEQARGLLQYVFGVDTQLIADQTYFAIEEEVVNVEQPEIKPRLLACGGWSKRNTLFGGDQAKQGVDNLLDPAIDPARIRAFFVDPSAARRGLGSMQMRHCTEQARAAGFTALELASTMPGEPLYRASGFEVYERFGLDLPGGIHAPLARMHKKIV from the coding sequence ATGCCTAGGTTGCGCCTTGCCCATTATGCCGATATTGCTGCTATGCAAGCACTGATCGCGCGCTCTGCGATTGATTTAAGCGTCTCTTTTTATACACCGGAACAAGCACGGGGCTTGTTGCAATATGTGTTCGGCGTGGATACGCAATTGATCGCAGATCAAACCTATTTTGCCATTGAGGAAGAGGTAGTCAATGTGGAACAGCCTGAGATAAAACCCAGGCTACTGGCCTGTGGCGGATGGAGCAAACGTAATACCTTGTTTGGCGGTGATCAAGCCAAACAAGGGGTCGATAATTTACTTGATCCTGCCATTGATCCGGCACGCATCCGTGCTTTTTTCGTCGATCCTTCTGCCGCCCGTCGCGGCCTTGGCAGCATGCAGATGCGACATTGCACAGAGCAAGCACGCGCTGCAGGTTTCACCGCATTAGAACTAGCGTCCACTATGCCAGGTGAACCTTTATACCGCGCTTCAGGCTTTGAGGTGTACGAACGTTTTGGCTTAGATTTACCTGGTGGTATTCATGCACCGCTGGCACGTATGCATAAAAAGATTGTATAA
- a CDS encoding long-chain fatty acid--CoA ligase, whose amino-acid sequence MNTTHYAHWPTGLPHFLTAPETSVYANLQISAQRYPNKPAIIFYDSILTYAELHAEVLALAGYLQQVCGVQRGDRVLLDMQNSPQFIIAYYAIMRADAMVVPVNPMLMTDELSHYIADSGAKVALASQEIFSRMLPLVGTTGLQHAIVATYSDHLTKETSLSVPDFVRAPRDVPVQAGVVTWKDAVAAQQTPGAHLASSDDLACMPYTSGTTGKPKGCIHTHRSVMFNAAASPVWSGSVLPNHVALAVLPFFHVTGMQSVMNSMIFCGGSLVILPRWDKDVAGQLITRYKVTNWTVVPSMMIDFLSNPRLAEYDISGLNRVSGGGAAMPAAIAQKLLELSGQVYMEGYGLSETMAPSHLNPPQRMKQQCLGIPHFSTDSRIVDPTTLKEVKQGETGEIWINGPHVFQGYWNDPQKTADSFAELDGVRFFRSGDLGYMDDEGFFFFTDRLKRMINASGFKVWPAEVESMMYQHPAIQECCIIAARDAYRGETVKAIVVKKPGTDVTGEDIMAWAHEKMAAYKVPKFVEFVDTLPKSGTGKVMWRALQEKEAAK is encoded by the coding sequence ATGAACACAACTCACTACGCCCATTGGCCGACTGGCTTGCCGCATTTTTTAACGGCACCAGAGACCAGCGTCTATGCCAACCTGCAAATCTCGGCGCAGCGTTATCCGAATAAGCCAGCGATTATTTTCTATGACAGCATCTTGACGTATGCCGAGTTGCATGCGGAAGTCTTGGCGCTGGCAGGCTATTTGCAGCAAGTATGCGGTGTGCAGCGCGGCGACCGGGTATTGCTGGATATGCAGAATTCGCCACAATTTATTATTGCCTATTACGCCATCATGCGCGCCGATGCGATGGTGGTGCCAGTCAATCCTATGCTGATGACCGACGAGTTATCGCATTACATTGCGGATAGCGGTGCAAAAGTTGCATTGGCATCGCAAGAAATTTTCTCTCGTATGTTGCCATTGGTTGGCACTACGGGCTTGCAGCACGCTATTGTCGCTACTTATTCCGATCATCTGACCAAAGAAACCAGCTTAAGCGTGCCAGATTTTGTGCGCGCGCCGCGCGACGTGCCGGTGCAAGCGGGTGTAGTGACGTGGAAAGACGCTGTCGCTGCTCAACAAACACCGGGCGCTCATCTAGCTAGCTCCGACGATCTTGCCTGCATGCCTTATACCTCGGGTACGACGGGTAAACCTAAAGGCTGTATCCACACTCATCGCTCGGTGATGTTTAATGCGGCTGCCAGTCCTGTATGGTCAGGCTCAGTGCTACCAAACCATGTTGCCCTGGCGGTACTGCCGTTTTTCCATGTGACAGGCATGCAGTCAGTCATGAACAGCATGATTTTTTGTGGCGGCAGTCTGGTGATTTTGCCACGCTGGGACAAAGATGTTGCTGGTCAATTAATCACCCGCTACAAAGTCACTAACTGGACGGTAGTGCCATCAATGATGATCGATTTTTTGTCCAATCCACGTCTGGCAGAATACGATATCTCCGGGTTAAACCGCGTCTCTGGCGGCGGTGCTGCAATGCCTGCAGCGATCGCACAAAAGCTACTGGAATTATCCGGTCAGGTATATATGGAAGGTTATGGCTTGTCCGAAACTATGGCGCCATCGCACCTCAATCCACCGCAACGTATGAAGCAGCAATGTCTGGGAATTCCGCATTTCAGCACCGATTCGCGCATCGTTGACCCTACCACCTTGAAAGAAGTTAAACAGGGTGAAACCGGCGAGATCTGGATCAACGGTCCACATGTATTCCAAGGTTATTGGAACGATCCGCAAAAAACTGCCGATTCGTTTGCTGAACTGGATGGAGTACGTTTCTTCCGTAGCGGCGACTTGGGTTATATGGACGATGAAGGATTTTTCTTTTTCACTGATCGTCTAAAACGCATGATTAACGCCAGCGGTTTTAAAGTCTGGCCTGCGGAAGTCGAGTCGATGATGTATCAACATCCCGCCATTCAAGAATGCTGCATTATTGCTGCGCGTGATGCATATCGTGGTGAAACCGTTAAAGCGATCGTCGTCAAAAAACCCGGCACGGATGTGACTGGTGAAGACATCATGGCGTGGGCGCATGAAAAAATGGCCGCCTATAAAGTACCGAAGTTTGTCGAATTTGTAGATACTCTGCCAAAGTCGGGAACCGGCAAAGTCATGTGGCGCGCATTGCAGGAAAAAGAAGCTGCAAAGTAA